The stretch of DNA TATAAATATTTTTCAGAATTATAAAAAGTATTATTAATAAAAAATATTAATAAAAAATCTTAAAACCTATCTAAAATTAACTCTTTTAGATAAAATTAATATTTATTATTTTAAGGTGTATTTTTAGATTCATAAATAGCTATTAGATAAAAAATTATAATTTTAAACATATCTTTGCCTATTAAATTATAATATAAAAACTAAATAAAAATAATAAAATAATAAAAAATAATGTCTAGATTTAAACTTATTATATTTTTTTATCTATAATCTATTGATTTGAAGTTATACTTTTATTAAAATATGCATATTAAAATAATTTAAAATAAAATTTAGAATAATAAATTAATACATAAATTAAATATTTTCGTATATTTATTTTGTATATTTATTATTTTTATTTATTATTTTATAATGTTTTAAATATTGATATTCTTGATATTATATGCTATTTAGATAATATATTGATATTTAATTATTGATATTTAGTCAAAAGATAGCAATATTATTTTATTGATAGTACTTATAATTTGAGTTAATTATATAATAAATAGAGCATTATAAAATATGATATTGATATTTTAATTATTTATAGATCTTAAATTATATTCAATTGAATCAAAAGTCATATGTATTTTATTACTATACTAATATTAATAAATTTGAATTTAGTATTATGAAATATAATAACTTTTTGTAAAGTTAACACTAGTTGTAATTTTACTATATATTTACTATATATTATACATAAATTAAACATTAAGATCATAATTCAAACACTGGTGATGCAATGACTAATATTTTCGATAATTTGGCTGATAAAGGTTCCGTTTTTAAAGATAAACAATATTTAGACCATAGATTTTTACCTGATAATTTACCTCATAGAAAAGACCAAATTACGGGCATAGCTAAATACTGGATAGAAGCTTTAAACAATGTAACACCTTCTGATGTAACTATTTATGGAAAAACTGGGACTGGAAAAACTGCGGCAGCTAAATTCGCAATGAAACAATTAGAAGAAGCAGCTTCTAATAAAGAATTAAGAATTAGAACTGAATATATTAGATGCACAGATTATACAACAGAATATCAGGTTATAGCTAAACTTTGTCAACAAATGGGAAGAGATGTTCCTTATAGAGGATGGACTAAGGCAGAAGTTGTAAATACTTTTAGAGATATTCTTAAATCTAATTTATATGGAAATAAGATGATTTTGATTGTTGTTTTAGATGAAATAGATATTCTTCTTAAAAATGACGGAGATGGTATTCTTTATACACTAACAAGAACTGATAATGTGTCAATATTATCTATAAGTAATTATGTTGACTTTAAAAAATTTATTAAAAGCAGAGTTATGAGTAGTTTTAGAGATAGAGAAATTGTCTTTCCTCCATATGGAGCTCAACAATTAGTTGATATTTTAGAAGAAAGATCAAGACTATCTTTTAATCTAGAAACATTAACTAATGACGTTATTCCTCTTTGTGCAGCTATGGCTGCTAAAGAAGAAGGAGATGCAAGATATGCATTAGATCTTTTAAGAACAGCTGGTGAAATAGCGGATGAAAAAGAATCTAAACTTGTCCATGGTGAATATGTTAGAGAAGCAAAAGATAAGATTGAACATAATAAAATAACAGATCTTATTACCACACTACCTGCTCAACAGCAAAGAGTGTTAGAAGCAATTTTGAATTTAACTCAAGAAAAAGAAGAAATTACCTCTGGTAAACTTTATGATACATATAAAGAAGTTTCTAAAGGAGATACAGTTTCATATAGAAGAATTTTTGACTTTATCAATGAACTTGAAATGCTTGGAATTATTTCTACAAACACAATTTCAAGAGGACGTGGTAGAGGAAGGACTAATATAATTTCTTTGCAATGTGATAATGAAATATTAGAAGACGCACTATATTCTATTTGATAGTTTTTATTTAATACTTTTTATTTAAAATAATTTTTATTTAAAATAGTTTTTATATAAAATACTTTTTATTTAAAAAATACTATTATTAGGTTAATATTTAGATTATTATTCAAATTATAATTTAGAATATATTATTATTTCAATTATTATTCCAAAATTTATCATTTAACTTTTATTATTATTCCATTTATTATCAATTTTTATTTAAATAGAATTCTTTCCATGAAGGATTATATATGAATATTGCAATATTATCAGTTTCAAAAAAAGGAAAAATCCTTTCATCAAAGCTTAAATTGTTATTATCTCAAGATCCAACTATAATCAATGTTGATACATATCATAAAAATATTAAAAACAATATTGACAATATTTTTATCGCTAACGAGGATAACTTAAAATATGATGCTATTATTGGAATAATGGCTACAGGAATCCTTATAAGATCTATAGCTAAAAAAATTAAAAATAAAGCTATAGATCCTGCTATTTTAGCTATGGATGATAATGGAAAGTTTACTATTAGTTTACTTTCTGGTCATCTCGGCAGGGCAAATGAATTAACTTTAAAAATATCTAAATTAATTAATTCAGAACCAGTAATAACCACTGCCACAGATACTAATAATAAAATTGGCATTGATTCTCTTTCAAACAAATATTATTGGGAAATTATCAATAAAAATGAAATTTTAGAATTCAACAAAGCAATTTTAGATGAAAAAAATATTAGAATTTTTTTAAATAATAATAAAAATTCTAATGTAAGATATATCAATGATTTAGAGGATTTTTTAACTAATAAAAATAAAAATACACTTGAAATCATTGACCTAAAAGATAAGGAAATGTCAATAAAAAATATTGATAATATATTTATTTCATCTACAATTAGTAATTCAGTATATAATTCCAATAATAAATTTAGCCATGATGAATCTAGCTATAATCTCTCTAAAAATAATAAATTTGAATTAAATAATCTTATTAATGAAAAAAACAGTTTTAAAGATCTTGATTTTAATAATTCTTATTTTAAAGAAAATAATTTTAAACATAGTGATTTTAAACATACTGATTTTAAAGATAATTATTTTGATATTTTTGCTAATTTTAATAATAACTATATATTTTTTAAACAAAAAAAGTTGGTTGTTGGAATTGGGTCAAGAGCAAATATAAAGAAAGAAAACGTTTTAAATGCTATTAAAATAGCTATGCATAATTTAAAAATTCCAATTGGACGAATTGATGCAATTGCCACAGCTGAAATTAAAGCTAATGAGGAAGGAATTTTAAAAACAGCTAAACATCTTAAAATACCTTTGAAAATTGTATCTTTAAACGAAATAAGAAAGTTAAATAATAAAACTATATCTGATTCAGATTTTGTAAAAGACAAATTTAATATTCCAGGAGTTGCTGAACCATCAGCTCTTATAATAGCAAATAAAAATGAAAACAATTCAAAACTTATTCATAAAAAAATAGCTATTGATGGTGTTACAGTTGCAGTTGCAGTTTCTAATTAATTTAATACTTTAAATATTTATTTTTATATCCTAATTTTCATCATAATAACTTCTCATAATGAAATAACACTCCTGTTTTTTAAAATAATCAATGTTAAAACTGCTGATGTCTAAATCTTTTGGAACCCCTATTAATACATACTCATATTTATCTATATTATTTTTATTAATTTTTGAATGTAAATAGAATACCATTGAATTTTCATTTTCAAAAAACTGAATTAAATGATCATTTAAATTAATTTTATTACTATTAATTATTTTTTCATCGTTGGAATGATTTTTTATAGTGTCTAAAATCCAATAATTTTCTTTGTTCACACTATTTTCATTAAAAATAATATAATAGTTTTTTTCCTCAAAATCGTTTTTATTGAGCTTGAATCCTTTACAAATCCATTCATACTTTTCATCATCAACATGCTCATTTTTTTCAATATTTCGATGATTACATAAATCTAGGGTATTATATAAATTATTATTAATTTTAAAATTATTTTCAGAATTAGTTTCAGAACTAACTTTAGAATTAATCTTATCAATGTTTGAAACACTTATAATTGATAAATCACTATAAAAATCGCATCTAACAGTTCTATTTACAGCAATAATGTTTGATGAACTAGTTTCGTAATTATTAAAATCATCACTTATAATAATAGGGTCGATATTAGAGTTAATAGGATAAACACTAATAGAACTTTTCATTTTGTTTTTAAATAGTTTTTTTGTAATTAAATTTCCATATTCTCCATTTTTTAATATTTGAAGCTTTTTAAATGAAACTGTATTCAAGTAAAATTCTTCATCATTAACTTCACTACTATTTTCAATACTAAGCCCTGGATTAACAATATTAAAATTATATAAGTTTTCCCAGTGTTTTGGTGTTCCAGGATTATTTATTAAAATATCTACTATTTCATTTGTTATTCTTTCAATTTCTTCTACTTCTAGGGAATTCATTGTTTTTTCACTTGAAATGTCAATAATATTTACAATAGCCCCAAAAACTAAAATTAATATAAATAATATTATTAACATGTTTGTTGAGAATGTTAGTCCTCTTGAATCTTTTAAAAACATTTTATCATCATTAAAATTAACTACTTATTAACAATTTATTAGTTTATTTATTAGTTTATTTATTAATTATCCTTTGAAATTCATTTAAAACGATTTTTAAGTAATTTTTAATATTTATTAACAATTTATTAACAGATTTAATCAACCTAATCAATTTAACCAATTTTAACCAATTTTAACTAATTTTAACTAATTTTAATTAAAATTTAACTATTTTTAAATAGTTTTATCTAATCAAATGTTCATAAAATCCCATATTTAGCTCCATGAGAATCATCTATAACTAATATTTCGGATATATCATCTTTTTTAAAGAATTCAACAATGTTTCCAGGATAATGATCATTGAAAAGCACGTGGTCTGATCCAGAAATGGATTTTTCAGTTATATTTCCACTAATATTTTTTTTAGGTTGAGGAACAATAAAAACTTCCAACCCATAATGATAACAGCTTCCTTTACCTTCTAAACGGCATAAATAACAGCTACCATCTGCACTTTCATGAAAGTAACCATTATCAATGCAATTTTTCATGCAATATCCTTCACCATGGACTTTATAAGGATCATATATACACTTTCTTATTATCAAAGAACCAGTAGCATTTTCATAAATTTTTGGATTTAAAAGTCCATTTTTGACCATATAATATGATAATGCATCGTTATAATTTATTTTTGTGCCATTTTCAATTAGTGTGGGGTGATCTCTGCACATTAAAAAAGGTAAAGGATCTTTAAACCCTTTAATTGAAATAATACTTTCAACCACATTACTATATGATTTTTTCCTTTTTTTGCATTGACGAGAGTTTTCACATTAATATGAAATGGATCTTTTCCATTGTAAACAGATAAAACATCATTTTCAATAGTTATGCCATTTTTTAATTGGTAATATTCTTCTTGTTTTTCTAACTTCTTTTGTATTTCATCCTTAATTATTTCTCTACTATCATAAATTGGATTATGGTTTTTAATAACATCATCAGCTAATTTACTAATCACATCTTTACTAAGAACTGGAATATTCTTATTATGATTTTCAATTATATAATTAAAAGAATTTGAATCTTCAGAAGCACTAATTATTTCTTGATAAGACATTGAAAAGTTTAAAATCAATATAATGCTTATTATAAAACAAAAAATAAATAATAATGATAAACCTGTAAAAATACTACCTTTCTTTTCCTTAAATAGATTATTTTTACCTATTCTTTTTAAATCAAAACTTTTAAAATCAAAACTTTTAAAATTAATATTCTTTATAAAATTAATTTTTTTATAATATAAACTTATAATTTCTGATAATTTCATGAAAAATTATTTATAAATCTCTATATAAGTATATTACTTAATTTTAAACTTAATAATGCTTCTAAAAGTGATTATTGTATTAATTTTCAAAAATTTACTTTAAAACATAAAATAAACTAAAAAATAAAAAGTTTTCAAAGATTTAATAAAAAAAAGAAGAAAGTTTATTTATAAATTTAAAAGGCTTAAAATCATTATAGAAATTGAAATCAATGTTAAAGATGATAAAGAATCAGTAACACTTGTAGAAATTGGAATTACAATATTATCTGGATCTAAACCATTTTTATATGATAATGAAGATATTAAAAATACTATTAAAAGCATAACACTTATTAAAAGTATACCTGCAATCGTACTTATTCCTATAATAGGTATGAAACCTAATCCTGGTATATTAAGGAGTTTTGAAGATATTTCTGCTAAAAATCCAATAATTGGATATATAAGTATAGCTAAAAATATTATTATTGAGAAATTTCTAATCGTTGTCTTTTCTGGTTTTAATACTGGGCTTATTAAACCTGCATGGAGTGCAGATGAAAGTCTTGCTCCAAGAATACTAACAAGGTTTCCACTTTCACCAGAAAAAAGTGGTACTAAAGTTAAAAGACTCGGATTTTTAAGAAGAGTATTAATAGAGTTATTTAAAAATCCACCTGCTGTAACTCCTAAAAAAGAACAAACAAGTAGCACTGGAGTAGATTGTTTTAAAATTTTTTTCATTTCTCCACCTGCTTTTATTCCATAAATAAAACTTAAAATAGCGATTAGTATTATAAAAACAAATACAATATATTTTAAAATTACACTTGATAAAAAAGAAACTAAAATTATAGCTAAAATTATAGCTGGTAATGTGAATAAATCTCCAAAAGCAGCTATAACTGGAGTTGATATATTATCTGGATCCCATCCATTTTCAAAACTTTTAAGTGA from Methanobrevibacter arboriphilus JCM 13429 = DSM 1125 encodes:
- a CDS encoding cobalt-precorrin 5A hydrolase, with the translated sequence MNIAILSVSKKGKILSSKLKLLLSQDPTIINVDTYHKNIKNNIDNIFIANEDNLKYDAIIGIMATGILIRSIAKKIKNKAIDPAILAMDDNGKFTISLLSGHLGRANELTLKISKLINSEPVITTATDTNNKIGIDSLSNKYYWEIINKNEILEFNKAILDEKNIRIFLNNNKNSNVRYINDLEDFLTNKNKNTLEIIDLKDKEMSIKNIDNIFISSTISNSVYNSNNKFSHDESSYNLSKNNKFELNNLINEKNSFKDLDFNNSYFKENNFKHSDFKHTDFKDNYFDIFANFNNNYIFFKQKKLVVGIGSRANIKKENVLNAIKIAMHNLKIPIGRIDAIATAEIKANEEGILKTAKHLKIPLKIVSLNEIRKLNNKTISDSDFVKDKFNIPGVAEPSALIIANKNENNSKLIHKKIAIDGVTVAVAVSN
- a CDS encoding magnesium transporter, producing MLREAFIALLICAIGDLFAGIILGNMTSFLAAFPGLLVIIPGAIGMRGNIFGALGSRLATNLHIGLLSPEFKRSKILSENILSSLILTMILSIFLAFLAKGICIIFGFESISLVDFTLISLFAGVISSVIMLPLTMLISLKSFENGWDPDNISTPVIAAFGDLFTLPAIILAIILVSFLSSVILKYIVFVFIILIAILSFIYGIKAGGEMKKILKQSTPVLLVCSFLGVTAGGFLNNSINTLLKNPSLLTLVPLFSGESGNLVSILGARLSSALHAGLISPVLKPEKTTIRNFSIIIFLAILIYPIIGFLAEISSKLLNIPGLGFIPIIGISTIAGILLISVMLLIVFLISSLSYKNGLDPDNIVIPISTSVTDSLSSLTLISISIMILSLLNL
- a CDS encoding orc1/cdc6 family replication initiation protein; protein product: MTNIFDNLADKGSVFKDKQYLDHRFLPDNLPHRKDQITGIAKYWIEALNNVTPSDVTIYGKTGTGKTAAAKFAMKQLEEAASNKELRIRTEYIRCTDYTTEYQVIAKLCQQMGRDVPYRGWTKAEVVNTFRDILKSNLYGNKMILIVVLDEIDILLKNDGDGILYTLTRTDNVSILSISNYVDFKKFIKSRVMSSFRDREIVFPPYGAQQLVDILEERSRLSFNLETLTNDVIPLCAAMAAKEEGDARYALDLLRTAGEIADEKESKLVHGEYVREAKDKIEHNKITDLITTLPAQQQRVLEAILNLTQEKEEITSGKLYDTYKEVSKGDTVSYRRIFDFINELEMLGIISTNTISRGRGRGRTNIISLQCDNEILEDALYSI